One Syntrophales bacterium DNA window includes the following coding sequences:
- a CDS encoding SagB/ThcOx family dehydrogenase, translating to MEEAIKARRTIRHFKTKSLNLGQLSQLLWAAYGITNRGGLYKSVPSAGALYPLDIWVAIGEKGVEGLEAGVYHYISETHKISQVRNGEVRREIVRASLFQNWMAEAPVIFIVTGEYERCTRKYGERGISYTYIEAGHVGQNIFLQAEALGLSAGIVGAFHNDLVRQVLGIGKVYDPILIMPVGYK from the coding sequence GTGGAAGAGGCTATCAAGGCCCGACGAACCATCCGGCATTTTAAAACTAAGTCCCTGAACCTGGGACAACTCTCCCAGCTTCTCTGGGCAGCTTACGGTATTACTAATAGAGGCGGCCTCTATAAATCTGTACCCTCCGCCGGTGCTCTATATCCGCTGGATATCTGGGTAGCTATTGGGGAAAAGGGAGTGGAAGGACTGGAAGCGGGTGTTTACCATTATATTTCAGAGACCCATAAGATAAGCCAGGTTAGGAATGGAGAAGTCCGGCGTGAGATTGTTAGGGCTTCGCTTTTTCAGAACTGGATGGCTGAGGCTCCTGTCATCTTTATAGTGACAGGGGAATATGAGCGGTGCACCAGAAAATATGGAGAAAGAGGAATTTCCTATACCTACATCGAGGCCGGGCATGTGGGACAGAATATCTTTCTTCAGGCTGAGGCCCTGGGGCTTTCGGCTGGCATTGTTGGCGCTTTTCATAATGATCTGGTCCGGCAGGTGCTGGGTATCGGCAAAGTTTATGATCCCATACTGATCATGCCGGTGGGATATAAGTAA
- the argF gene encoding ornithine carbamoyltransferase: MKKDLLSVYDLQVLDFELIFERTHRLKKMLRDGHIYTPLKGKTLGMIFDKPSTRTRISFEVGMYQLGGMALFLSSRDTQSGRGEIIADTARIMSRYLDGIMIRTYSQSSVEEFARYATIPVINGLTDLLHPCQILSDLFTIIEKKGNYENLKIAYVGDGNNIANSWIDAAARLPFHLALACPEGYEPDAGILERGKREAEKGITLYRNPFEAVQDADVIYTDVWASMGQEAEREERAGVLKAYQINRELLTGAQRDVIVMHCLPAHRGEEITAEVIDGPHSVVFDQAENRLHVQKAILEILLA, from the coding sequence ATGAAGAAAGATCTTTTAAGCGTTTATGATCTTCAAGTATTAGACTTTGAATTGATATTTGAAAGAACGCACAGGCTGAAAAAGATGCTCCGGGATGGGCACATCTATACACCTCTAAAGGGTAAGACCCTCGGGATGATCTTCGATAAACCGTCCACCAGGACGCGCATTTCTTTTGAGGTGGGGATGTACCAGCTTGGGGGAATGGCCTTGTTCCTCAGCAGCCGGGATACTCAGTCCGGCAGGGGTGAAATCATCGCCGATACTGCAAGGATTATGTCCAGGTATTTAGATGGTATTATGATCAGGACCTATTCCCAGAGTTCCGTTGAAGAGTTTGCCAGATATGCAACAATACCGGTGATAAACGGCTTGACAGACCTTCTCCATCCGTGTCAGATCTTGAGCGACCTTTTTACCATTATCGAGAAGAAGGGAAACTACGAAAATCTGAAGATTGCCTATGTCGGGGATGGGAATAATATTGCCAACTCCTGGATAGATGCCGCCGCCAGGCTTCCCTTTCACCTTGCCCTTGCCTGTCCGGAAGGATATGAACCTGATGCGGGTATCCTGGAGCGGGGAAAGAGAGAGGCGGAAAAGGGTATCACTCTCTATCGCAATCCCTTTGAAGCGGTACAGGATGCTGATGTTATTTACACCGATGTGTGGGCCAGTATGGGACAGGAGGCCGAACGGGAGGAGAGGGCAGGGGTATTGAAGGCGTATCAGATCAACAGGGAACTGCTGACCGGGGCGCAGAGAGATGTTATCGTTATGCACTGTCTTCCCGCCCATCGTGGAGAGGAGATAACGGCAGAGGTTATTGATGGTCCCCATTCGGTAGTTTTTGACCAGGCGGAAAATCGCCTGCACGTCCAGAAGGCGATTTTGGAAATTTTGCTCGCATAG
- a CDS encoding argininosuccinate synthase, whose product MKVKKVVLAYSGGLDTSVILRWLLETYNCEVIAFVADIGQKEELDGLKGKAIATGAGKVYIEDLQEEFVRDFVFPALRANACYEGRYLLGTSLARPLIAKRQIEIAAAEGADAVAHGATGKGNDQVRFELSYMALNPEIRIISPWRDEHWSFDSRRSMIDYARKYNIPLLLTEEKPYSSDRNLLHISYEGGILEDPWVEPQEDMFVLTASPEAAPDIATYVEVAFERGLPVAVDGEKMSPAKLLDYLNRVAGANGIGRVDMVENRFVGMKSRGVYETPGGTVLWAAHRAVETITMDREVMLMRDSLIPKYAQLVYNGFWYSPEMKILQKFIDETQENVRGTARLKLYKGNCIVVGRKSPQSLYMEDFATFEKDRVYNQKDATGFIRLNALRLKIQALQKK is encoded by the coding sequence ATGAAGGTAAAAAAGGTTGTCCTTGCCTATTCGGGAGGATTGGATACCTCGGTTATTTTAAGGTGGTTGCTCGAGACCTATAACTGTGAAGTGATCGCCTTCGTCGCTGATATCGGTCAGAAGGAGGAACTGGACGGTCTTAAAGGGAAGGCCATCGCTACCGGCGCCGGCAAGGTATATATTGAGGATTTACAGGAAGAGTTTGTCAGGGACTTTGTATTTCCTGCCCTGAGGGCCAATGCTTGCTATGAGGGCAGATACCTCCTCGGGACTTCCCTGGCCAGACCGCTCATTGCCAAAAGGCAGATCGAGATTGCCGCCGCAGAGGGGGCAGATGCCGTGGCCCATGGCGCCACGGGGAAGGGAAACGATCAGGTAAGGTTTGAGCTGAGTTACATGGCTTTAAACCCGGAGATCAGGATTATTTCCCCCTGGAGGGATGAGCATTGGAGCTTCGATTCGAGAAGGTCAATGATTGATTACGCCCGTAAATACAATATTCCTCTTTTGCTGACCGAAGAAAAACCTTACAGTAGCGATAGGAATCTCCTCCATATCTCTTATGAGGGGGGCATCCTTGAAGACCCCTGGGTGGAGCCGCAGGAGGATATGTTTGTCTTGACTGCCTCTCCCGAAGCGGCGCCCGATATTGCCACCTATGTAGAGGTCGCTTTTGAGAGGGGATTGCCTGTGGCGGTAGATGGGGAGAAGATGAGCCCGGCGAAGCTTCTGGACTATCTGAACCGGGTGGCGGGCGCCAACGGGATCGGCAGAGTGGACATGGTCGAGAATCGTTTTGTGGGGATGAAATCAAGGGGAGTTTATGAGACACCGGGGGGGACCGTTCTCTGGGCGGCCCACCGTGCGGTGGAGACGATTACCATGGATCGGGAGGTCATGCTGATGAGAGATTCTCTGATCCCTAAGTATGCTCAACTGGTCTATAACGGTTTCTGGTATTCGCCGGAGATGAAAATCCTGCAGAAATTTATTGACGAAACACAGGAGAACGTGAGGGGTACCGCCCGTTTGAAATTGTACAAGGGAAACTGTATCGTAGTCGGGAGGAAATCACCCCAATCCCTTTACATGGAGGATTTTGCCACCTTTGAGAAAGACAGGGTTTACAACCAGAAGGATGCCACGGGATTTATAAGACTCAATGCCCTCAGGCTGAAGATACAGGCGTTGCAGAAAAAGTAA
- the argH gene encoding argininosuccinate lyase, giving the protein MKRKPWEGRFREPTDEQVEVFTASVHFDKRLAPYDIEGSIAHAKMLARQRIISKKEEKTIVVGLKSILGDIERRDFTFHLSDEDIHMAIERALIERVGEVGGKLHTGRSRNDQVSLDVRLYLRDEIHRILDLVAALKSSLVELAKRESQTIMPGYTHLQKAQPVLLSHYLLAYWEMLDRDEARLRDGLGRVNVMPLGAAALAGSGLPLDREYMAGLLRFPDISRNSMDAVSDRDFVAEFIFAASLVIMHLSRFCEDLIIWSTEEFNFVEISDAFTTGSSIMPQKKNPDVAELIRGKTGRIYGNLLALLTLLKGLPMTYNRDLQEDKEPLFDTVDTVRGCLQILTGMIKHLKFNRARMREEATKGFSTATDVADYLVIRGVPFRESHGIVGRLVAYCMEKNKGLSDLTIKEFRQFYKEFNEDVYKCLKVENAVNARNTLGGTAEKMVLERIGEIEGGKDDSRKS; this is encoded by the coding sequence ATGAAAAGGAAGCCCTGGGAGGGGAGGTTTCGCGAGCCGACGGATGAACAGGTAGAGGTGTTTACCGCCTCTGTTCATTTTGACAAACGTCTTGCCCCCTACGATATTGAGGGAAGTATTGCCCACGCAAAAATGCTGGCCAGGCAGCGTATCATCTCGAAAAAGGAAGAGAAGACCATTGTTGTTGGCCTGAAGAGCATTCTCGGGGATATTGAGAGGAGAGATTTTACCTTTCATCTTTCCGATGAAGATATCCATATGGCGATTGAAAGGGCCCTGATCGAGCGTGTGGGAGAAGTTGGGGGGAAACTCCACACGGGCAGGAGCAGGAATGATCAGGTATCTCTCGATGTGAGACTATACTTGAGAGATGAGATTCATCGGATACTGGATCTGGTAGCCGCACTGAAGTCATCACTGGTTGAACTGGCGAAGAGGGAGAGCCAGACCATCATGCCGGGTTACACCCATCTCCAGAAGGCTCAGCCGGTTCTTCTCTCCCATTACCTCCTGGCTTACTGGGAGATGCTGGATCGGGATGAGGCAAGATTGCGGGATGGTCTCGGGCGGGTAAATGTGATGCCCCTCGGCGCCGCCGCGCTGGCCGGTTCAGGTCTGCCGCTTGACAGGGAGTACATGGCCGGACTGCTGAGATTTCCCGACATATCCCGGAACAGCATGGATGCCGTTTCAGATCGGGATTTTGTTGCCGAGTTTATCTTTGCCGCCTCTCTTGTGATAATGCACCTGAGTCGCTTTTGTGAGGATCTTATCATCTGGTCTACCGAGGAGTTTAATTTTGTGGAGATCTCCGATGCCTTTACCACGGGGAGCAGTATCATGCCCCAGAAGAAGAATCCCGATGTTGCCGAGTTGATCAGGGGGAAAACAGGGCGTATCTACGGGAACCTGCTGGCCCTTTTAACGCTCCTGAAGGGTCTCCCCATGACCTACAACCGGGACCTTCAGGAAGATAAAGAACCCCTCTTTGATACGGTAGATACGGTGAGGGGATGCCTCCAGATCCTTACCGGAATGATCAAACATCTGAAGTTTAACAGGGCAAGGATGCGAGAGGAGGCTACTAAGGGATTCTCCACAGCCACCGATGTTGCCGATTATCTCGTGATACGAGGTGTTCCTTTCCGGGAATCCCACGGGATTGTGGGACGTCTTGTTGCCTACTGTATGGAAAAGAATAAAGGATTGTCAGACCTCACGATAAAAGAGTTCCGCCAGTTTTATAAGGAATTTAATGAGGACGTCTATAAGTGTCTCAAGGTGGAAAATGCAGTGAATGCGAGAAACACCCTCGGTGGTACCGCGGAAAAGATGGTCTTAGAGAGGATCGGGGAGATTGAGGGCGGGAAAGATGATAGTCGTAAGTCGTAA
- the lysA gene encoding diaminopimelate decarboxylase gives MHDFHYVDNELWCEETPILRIAGEVGTPFYLYSYRTMRNHFRVFDGAFADIPHLVCFSAKSNGNIAILKIFIREGSGVDIVSGGELYRAIRAGVDPGKVVYSGVGKRIDEIECALKYEILLFNVESSQELEVINECAGRLGKRAGIALRVNPDVDPRTHPHIATGLRENKFGISMERSREEYLRVQKLPHLDIKGISCHIGSQVTKISPFADTLDRLKRIVRLLQEDGIEIRYFDLGGGLGITYDRETPPHPSEYARAIIEASADMGCTLIFEPGRVIVGNAGILVTRVLYTKATEDKNFIIVDAGMNDLLRPALYDSYHHIQPVIQQGRGDILADVVGPICESDDYLAKGRRIPGFERGELMAVMSAGAYGFSMSSNYNARPRIPEVLVRDDRFYVIRKREGYADLVRGEEVPAFLMTEC, from the coding sequence ATGCATGATTTTCACTACGTGGACAACGAACTCTGGTGCGAAGAGACGCCCATTCTCAGGATTGCCGGGGAGGTGGGAACGCCATTTTACCTCTACAGTTACAGGACCATGAGGAATCACTTCCGGGTCTTTGATGGCGCCTTTGCCGACATTCCCCATCTGGTCTGCTTTTCTGCCAAGTCCAATGGCAATATTGCCATTCTGAAGATATTTATCCGTGAAGGCTCTGGTGTGGATATTGTCTCCGGGGGTGAACTCTATCGAGCCATACGGGCGGGGGTGGATCCCGGAAAGGTTGTTTACTCTGGTGTTGGTAAGAGAATTGATGAGATAGAATGCGCACTCAAGTATGAGATCTTGTTGTTCAATGTGGAATCTTCCCAGGAACTTGAGGTGATCAACGAATGTGCCGGGAGGCTGGGAAAGAGGGCGGGTATCGCCCTGCGTGTAAACCCGGATGTTGACCCTCGCACCCATCCCCATATAGCGACCGGTCTTAGAGAAAATAAATTCGGCATCAGTATGGAGAGGTCGCGTGAGGAATATCTTCGGGTACAAAAGCTACCCCATTTAGATATTAAAGGGATCAGTTGCCACATCGGTTCCCAGGTGACCAAAATTTCTCCCTTCGCCGATACCCTTGATCGTTTAAAGAGAATTGTCCGGCTCCTTCAGGAAGATGGTATTGAGATCCGGTATTTCGACCTGGGAGGCGGTCTCGGTATTACGTATGACCGGGAGACTCCTCCCCATCCTTCCGAGTATGCAAGGGCCATTATTGAGGCATCTGCCGATATGGGTTGTACCCTTATCTTCGAGCCGGGGAGGGTCATTGTCGGCAATGCGGGGATACTGGTGACCAGAGTCCTTTATACCAAAGCTACGGAAGATAAGAATTTTATCATTGTTGATGCAGGCATGAACGATTTACTCCGTCCTGCCCTCTACGATTCTTATCACCACATCCAACCGGTAATACAACAGGGAAGGGGAGATATCCTTGCCGATGTGGTGGGTCCAATTTGCGAATCCGATGATTATCTGGCAAAGGGGAGAAGGATCCCCGGATTTGAGAGGGGGGAACTGATGGCCGTCATGAGCGCTGGTGCCTATGGATTCAGCATGTCGTCAAATTATAATGCGAGACCGAGGATACCGGAGGTCCTTGTCAGGGATGACCGGTTTTACGTGATCAGAAAAAGAGAGGGATATGCCGATCTGGTCAGGGGAGAGGAAGTGCCGGCATTTCTGATGACTGAATGTTAG